The Candidatus Nanopelagicales bacterium genome includes the window GGGTTGCGGATGGCGCGGCCCCTGACGGTGACCGGGACCCGGTGGCCCTCCTTGTGGTGCAGGTAGACGTGCGCCTCGCGCGACTTCCCGTCGCGCATCACCCCGAGGAGCGGGCAGCCGTGCAGGCACAGCTGGGCGCCGTTCTCGCTGACGTGCCGCAGGATCCCCTCGGAGCAGGAGTGGTTGAGCACCTCGTCGGCGGTGTAGCCGGTGAGCCGCTCCGCGCCTGAGTTCCAGTAGGTGATGACCCGCTCGCGGTCGACGAAGTACACGCCGTCGGTCAGCTGGTCCAGGATCTCCTGGTAGACCTGCTCGTCCACCACTCGCCTCCGTACCCCCGAGACGCCCTACGCCGGCAGCCACCCGGCCCTGGCGGCGCCGCCACCATCTTGCCCCGCCGTGGGGGGCTGATGCCCGGGGACGCCGCAGGTTCGCGGTCGGGGCCGGGGCCGGTGACAATGTCGCTCGTGCCCGAGCGACCCGACCTGAGCTGCGACGTCCTCGTCGTCGGCGCGGGTCCGGCCGGGTCGGCGGCCGCGGCGTGGGCCGCGCGGGCCGGCCTGGACGTGCTGCTGGCGGACAAGGCGGTGTTCCCGCGGGACAAGCCGTGCGGCGACGGGCTGACCCCCCGCGCCGTGCACGAGCTGGATGCGCTCGGGCTGTCGTCGTGGGTGTCGGGTCAGGCGCGCAACTGGGGGCTGCGGGCGGCCGGCTTCGGGCAGGAGCTGTACCTGCCGTGGCCCGGTGGCGCCCTGCCGTCGTACGGCGCGGCCTCCCCGCGGACGGAGCTGGACGCCCGGGTGCTGCAGGTCGCGGTCGAGTCCGGCGCGCGGCTGCTGGACGGGGCGCGCGCGGTGGCGGTGTCGTACGACGGCTCCCGGGTGGGGGCGGTGTCGTTCCGGCGCGGCAACGTGACGACGACGGTGGGCTGCCGGTGGCTTGTCGTGGCGGACGGCGCGCGCTCGCAGCTGGGCAGGCTGCTCGGCCGGGAGTGGCACCGAGACACGGCGTATGGCGTGGCCGCCCGGGCGTACGTGAAGAGCGGGCGCAGCGACGACCCGTGGATCTCCTCGCACCTGGAGCTGCGGGGCGCGGCGGGCGAGGTGCTGTCGGGCTACGGCTGGCTGTTCCCGCTCGGCTCCGGCGAGCTGAACATCGGCGTCGGCACGCTGGCGACCGCCCGGCACCCCGCGGACGTGAACCTGCGGGCCCTGCTGGACCAGTACGCCCGAGAGCAGCGCGAGGACTGGCAGCTGTCCGGTGACGTGCGGGCGCCGTGGTCGGCGCTGCTGCCGATGGGCGGTGCCGTGTCCGGGGTGGCCGGGCCGAACTGGGTGCTGGTCGGCGATGCCGCGGGGTGCGTGAACCCGCTGAACGGTGAGGGCATCGACTACGGCCTGGAGACCGGGCACCTGGCGGGGGACCTGTTGGCGTCCGTGGCCGCCGGTCGCGCGGTGGGCGTGGGCGGGCGGTACGGCGCGGACCTGACCTCGGCCTGGCCGGCGCTGCTGCGGGAGCGGTACGGCGAGGCGTTCTCGATCGCGCGGCGGCTGGCCGGGCTGCTCACCGTGCCGGGGTTCCTGCCCACCTTCGGACCGGTGGGGATGCGCTCGCGGGTGCTGATGACGGTCGCGCTGCGGGTGATGGGCAACCTGGTCACCCCGGAGGACCGCGACACCGTGGCCCGGGTCTGGCGCGCCGCCGGCCGCGCCTCGATCACCCTGGACACCCGCCCCCCGTTCTCCTGACCCGGGTCCCTGAGTTGGGCACACGATCCGCTTAGCGGATCGTGTGCCCAACTCACGCGGCGTGTCGCGGGCGAAACTGGCAACACGGACCGGGTGACGTGACGGGTGGGACGTACGGGACCCGCGCGACCCGCGCCCGGGCGGCCGCCGGGTGCCAGGATGGACGGGTGGATGACCTCGTCGAGCCTCCGGTCAACGCGCTGCTGGCCGGTCGCGAGGGCCTGCTGGTCCGGCTGAACTGCAAGCCCGGCATGCGGCCGGCGCTGCTGGACGCCCTCAACCGCTACGCCGACGGCCTCGAGGAGGAGCCGGGCACCGAGATGTACGTGGTCGCCCTGGACCCCGACGACGCGGACATCGTGTGGCTGTTCGAGATCTTCAAGGACGAGCAGGCCCAGGTCGACCACCGGTCCGCGCCCGGGTTCGCGCGGATGCTGGAGGAGATGGGCACGCTGCTGTCCCAGGGCCCGGGGGTGCTGCGGATGAACCCGCTGCGGATGCACTTGCAGCGCGCCGTGCTGGACGACGACCTGTCGCTGTAGCCGCTGTCCCAGTAGCCCGGCCGGCCCTGAGTCGGCCCTCAGCCGGGAACCAGGCCGTCAGCCGGGCAGCAGGCCCTCCGTACGCAGCCAGGCCGCCGTCCGCTCGATCCCCTCGTCGAGGTCCACCCGCGGCTGCCAGCCCAGCGACCGGATCGCGGCGGAGCTGTACGCCGCCCGCCGGCGCAGGTAGCGGATCGTCTGCCGGTCCAGGTCCAGCGCCCGCGCCCACGACTGCGGCAGCACGGCGGCCACGGATCCCACCAGCGGCTCGGCCAGCCAGCCCGGCAGCGACGGCGCCCACCGCAGCCCGGCCAGCTCGGCGAACCGGCCCCAGAACTCCCGCGACAGCGTCCGCGGCCCGTCGGTCACGATCCACGGGCGACCGCCGGCGACCGCTCCCCCGGCGGCCAGCAGCGCGTCGACCGCGTCCACCAGGTTGTCCACGTACACGTGGTTGAGCACCGCGTCGCGCGGATCGACGTACAGGAACGTCCCGTTGCGCATGTGCTCCACCGGCCGTCGCACCCACGGCACCGACCCCGGCCCGTACACGTCGCCCGGACGCACCACGTACACGTCGAACGTGCCCGGGTCGTGCAGGTCGCGCAGCAGGTACTCCGACCGGATCTTGCTGGCGCAGTAGGGGTTCGACGCCGGGTCCAGCGGACCGTCCTCGGCGCAGCCCTCCGGGAAGGAGAAGCCGTGCACCATCACCGAGGACAGATGGACGTACGACGCGGCGCCGGCCTCCCGCGCCGCCAGCGCGACGGTTCGCGGCGCCACCGCGTTGACCCGGTCGAACGCGACCCACGACCCGGACTCCGCGACGATCGCCGCGGTGTGGAGGACCAGGTCCGCGCCGGCGACCAGCTGCCGTACGTCGGACTCAGCTGTCACGTCCCCGACGACGAGCCCGCCGCCCGGTCCGGTCGCCTCGAGCTCGGCGGCCAGCCCCGGGTCCGCGGCGGCCACGGAGGGAAGGTCCAGCCCGCGCACCACGGCTCCGCGGGCCGCGTGGTGCCGGGCGAAGGCCCGGCCGAGGAAGCCGCCCACCCCGGTGATCGCGACCACCGGGTGCGGGCCGCCTGCACCCGCGCCGCCGCCCGCCCGGGAGCCCGTGTCCACCGTCATGGGCCCATCGTCGTACGCGACGCCGGTCACCGTCCGGCGGACCCGGTCGCGCGCGGTGGCCGGGGCGCGGAAGGATGGCCACCGTGAAGAAGGTGACCCTGGAGCAGCTGGCCGGCGTCCTGTCCGACCTCCCGCCCAATCCCCGCGTCGTCGCGTCCGGCAACTTCGCCGCCCCGAAGTCCCTGCTGGACGTGCTGGACCGGACCGTCCCGGAGTACCGCCTCAACGTGCTCAACGCCCAGCCCGGGCTGCCCGAGCGCGACGGCGTCATCCACGAGACGTCCTTCGTCGGCCCCGGGGTGCGCCGCAGCCCGCGGCTGGACTACGTACCGTGCCGGCTGAGCATGGTGCCGGTGCTGTGGCGCCGGGCGCTGCCGCCGGACGTCGTCCTGCTGCACACCAGCGCCCCTCGGCACGACACGGTCAGCCTCGGCACCGAGGTCAACGTGCTGCCCGCGGCCATCGAGGCGGCCCGGGAGCGCGGCGGCCTGGTGATCGTGCAGTCCAACCCGCAGATGCCCTACACGTACGGCGACGCGCAGATCTACGACCACGAGATCGACTACCTGGTCGAGGTGGACGAGCCGCTGGCCACGCACAACCCGCTGGACCCCGGCGAGATCGCCACCCAGATCGGCGCCCGGATCGCCGCACGCGTGGAGGACGGGTCGACCTTGCAGCTGGGCATCGGCGCGGTCCCTGATGCGGTGCTGGCCGCCCTGATCGAGCGCAAGGGCCTGCGGATCTGGACCGAGATGTTCAGCGACGGCGTGCTGCCGTTGAAGGAGCGCGGCTGCTTCGACGAGGACGTGCCGCTGACGGCGTCGTTCGTGTTCGGCTCCCGCGATCTGTACGACTGGATCCACCTGAACAAGCGGGTCCGGATGATGCGGACGGAGCGCACGAACGACCCCGGCCAGATCGCCCGCCAGCCGAAGATGACCTCGGTCAACGCAGCGCTGCAGGTGGACCTGTTCGACCAGGCCAACGCCAGCCGGATCAAGGGCCGGATCTTCTCCGGCTTCGGCGGCTCGACCGACTTCATCGTCGGCGCGCTGCACTCCCGCGGCGGCCAGTCGTTCATCGCGCTGGCGTCGTGGCATCCCAAGGCGCAGGTGTCGACGATCGTGCCGCTCATCGACGAGCCGGTGACGTCGTTCCAGCACAGCGCCGTGGTCACGGAGAACGGCGTGGCGGAGGTGTTCGGCCGCAGCCAGACCGAGCAGGCCCGCAACATCATCGAGCAGGCCGCGCACCCGCAGGTCCGTGAGGAGCTGTGGGAGGAGGCCGCCGCGCTCGGCCTCACCTGATCCCGGAGGTCGGGGACAGCCCTGGAGATTCGGCGCCAGTGGCGCCAGAATGGCGCCATGCCGAGTATCCAGGTCAAGGACGTCCCCGAGGAGACCCACCGGGTCCTGCGGCAGCGAGCCGCCGCGGCGCACCAGTCGTTGCAGGAGTACCTGCTGGCGCACCTGATCGCGGAGGCGTCGCGCCCCACTCTGGACGAGGTGCTCGACCGGGCCGGAGGGCGGTCCGGCGGACATCTGCCCCTGCGCGACTCTGTCGACTGGGTCCACGGCGACCGTGCTCGTCGTTGACGCCAGCGTCCTGGTCACCGCGCTGGCCGATGACGGTGCCGACGGTGACCGGGTCCGCGCCCGCCTTCGTGGCGAGGAGCTCGCGGCGCCGGAGCTCGTCGACCTGGAGGTCCTGTCGGTCCTGCGCAGGGCCGTGCAACGCGGGGCGCTGGACGACCGTCGGGCGCTGCTCGCGCTGGCCGACCTCATCGACCTGCCGATGTACCGAGCACGGCACACGCCCTTGGCGGCCGCGGTGTGGGAGCTGCGCGACGACGTGACCTCGTACGACGCGGCCTACGTCGCGCTCGCCGCCGTGCTGGAATGCCCGCTGCTGACCGGCGACCGCCGCCTGGCGCGTGCGGTCGGTTCCCGCTGCGATGTCGAGGTGCTGTGACATGCTCGCGCCGTGCCCGAGCTGCCCGAGGTGCAGGCCCTGGCGGCGTACGTCGCCGAGCGGGCCACCGGGCTGCTCGTCGCCCGGGTCGAGCTGGCCGCGATCAACGCGCTGAAGACGTACGACCCCCCGATCACGGCGCTGCAGGGCGCACACGTGGTGGGGGCGAGTCGGCGGGGGAAGTTCCTCGACGTCGCGCTGGTCACCGAGGACGGCGAGCCGGTGCACCTGGTCGTCCACCTGTCCCGCGCCGGCTGGCTGCAGTGGCGGGAGGAGGTGCCGTCCGCGCGCCCGCGCCCGGGCAAGGGGCCGCTGGCGCTGCGGCTGGCCTTCGTCAATGACGACGGCGAGCCCGCGGGCGGCGTCGACGTGACGGAGGCGGGCACCCGGAAGGGCCTGGCGGTGTACGTGGTGCGCGACCCGTCGGTCGAGGTCCCGGGGATCGCGCGACTCGGCCCGGACCCGCTGGACGACGCGTTCACGTTCGACGCACTGCGATCGATCCTCGCGTCGGCCGGGGGGAAGCAGGTCAAGGGCGTGCTGCGCGACCAGTCGGTGATCGCGGGCATCGGCAACGCGTACTCCGACGAGATCCTGCACGTCGCGAAGCTGTCCCCGTACGCGCCCGCCGGCCGGCTGTCCGACGAGGAGACGGCCGCGTTGTACGAGGCGATCCGGGCGACGCTCACCGACGCGGTCGCGCGGTCGGTGGGTCAGGGCACCGGCACGCTGAAGTCGGAGAAGAAGGCCGGGATGCGGGTGCACGGCCGCACCGGCGAGGCCTGCCCGGTGTGCGGCGACACGGTCCGCGAGGTGTCGTTCGCGGACTCGTCCCTGCAGTACTGCGCGACCTGTCAGACCGGCGGAAAGCCGTTGGCGGACAGGCGGATGTCCCGCCTGCTGAAGTAGGTCCGGGTCGCCGCGCCGTCAGCGCACGCGGCGCAGGTAGCCGCGCGGGTTCTGCGTCACGTAGTACTTCTCCCGCGACTCGTCCGGCTCGAACCGGTCGGTCTCCGCGAGGAACGCGTCGACGGCCTCCATCGGGCCGGGACCGAACTTCGGCAGCACCGGGTGTCCGTTGATGTCGGTGTCCTCGACGATGACGTACGACCCGGTGGTGACCAGCTCCGACAGCACGCGCAGCTCCCCCAGCACGTGGTCGCGGGAGTGGTCGCTGTCCAGCACGACCAGCACGTGCCCGCCGTCGTCAGGCATCAGCTCGCGGACGCGGTCGACGATGCCGGGGTCGGTGGACGAGCCGAGCAGGTACGTGATCCGGTCGTGCTCCGGGCGCCCCTGCAGGTCATCGATGTCGACGGTGACCACCCGGCCGTGCCCGATCAGGTCCAGCTGGTCGGCGAACCACAGCGCGGACCCGCCGTACCGCGTCCCGGTCTCCACGACCAGCGACGGCTTGAGGTCCCACAGGATCTCGCCGTAGACCCACATGTCCAGCGGCAGCTTGAGGATGCGGTTGCCGCGGTAGAACGTGTTGCGCCAGGTGCGCGGGGCCCGGTGGTAGTAGAGCCGGTGGTACTGGTCCGCGATCGCCTGGACGATCGGCGCCGGCGGCTCCGGCGAGGGGTCCTTGACCGGCTGGTACAGCGCGGTGAACGCCTGCGCGATCGGCTCGACCAGGTCCTCGGGGACGGCGCGGTGCTCCTCGCCCTCGGCGGTGGCGGCGGCGGCGATCTCGTGCAGGTACGCGGCTACCAGCGGTGCCAGCTTGGCCCGGTCGGCGGGGCTCAGTTGGCCCTTGCGCGCGGCCTTCGCGAGCTCGTCGACCACGGTCTCCTCGACCGGTGACGGCCGGCCCCGGCGACGGCCCCGGCGTACCAGGGTGGTGACCCGGCCGGTCGAGGCGGCGTCCCAGCGGCGCGCGGCCTCGCGGCGCAGCGGATCGGGCACCCACGACGCGCTCGGCATGCCGACGAGCCTAGTGCCCCCTCGCCGTGGCCCCCCAAGCCCACACGGTCGCGGCCCACGGGGTCCTGGCAGGCACGGTCCCGCGGGCTCCTCCCCCTTCCGACGGAATGAGTCCAGGCGTTGCTTAGCGGCCCGAAACCGGGGCACAAGCAACGCCTGGACTCATTCGGCCGCGGCGGGTGCGGCGTGGGAGCGCGTCAGGCGAGGGAGTCGCGGAGGGCGTCGAAGAGGACCTGGTCCCGGTCGGAAGTCACCTCCCACACCATGGCGCCGCCGAGCCCGTGCTCGGTGATGAAGGCGCCCTTGGCGCGGATGGACTGCGGGTCGTCGTACGAGATCCACAGCCCGGTGGTCGGGTCATAGAGGTACCTCGCCATCACGTTGACGACGCTGACGTCGACGCCGTTGTCCAGGAACCGCTGCCGCCGGCGGACGACGTACCCGCTCGACGGCGCTGGCTGGTCGCCGAGCTCGACGCTGCCAGCGGCTCGGCCGGCTCGACCGGCGAGCACGACCTGCCCGACCCGCACGTGGTCGGCATCGACCGGTACCCGGTGGTCTTCGCCCGCATCGCGACCGCCGTCGACGCCCTCACCCGCGCCGCCGCAGCCGTCACCGCCCGCCGGGTACCGACGGAATGAGTCTGGGCGTTGCTTTCGGGCCGATGTCGGGCCTCCAAGCAACGCCCAGACTCATTCGGCCGAAGAGGGGCCGGGGGGTCGGTGGCGAAGCAGGAGGGTGCGGCGGTAGGAGCGGCAGACGTCGTAGGACGGGAGCGCGCCGGCGTCGGCGGCGTCCGCGAGCGTCGGGGCGGCGGCGTCCTTGTCGGACAGCAGCAGCTCCAGCCCTTCGGGCCAGGGCAGCGCCAGGGCGGGGTCCAGCGGGTGCACCCCGTGCTCGCGGCCGGGGGCGTACGGCTCCGAGCACGCGTACAGCACCGCTGCGTCGTCGGTGAGCGCGCAGAACGCGTGCCCGAGCCCCTCGGACACGTACACCGCCCGCCGCGTCTCGCCGTCCAGCAGCACCGCCTCGTGCGCGCCGTACGTCGGCGACCCCACCCGGATGTCGACGACCACGTCGAGCACCGCGCCGTGGACGCACTGCACGTACTTGGCCTGGCTCGGCGGCACGTCGGCGTAGTGGACGCCGCGGATCGTGCCGCGCCGCGACACCGACAGGTTCATCTGCGCCAGGTCCAGCCCGTGCCCGACCGCCTCGGCGAACGACGAGGCCGTGAACGCCTCCAGGAACACCCCTCGGTCGTCGGAGTGCTGGCGCGGCGTGAACTCCCACGCGCCCTCGATGCCCAGCTCGCGCACGTCCACGGGCGGCGACGCTAGCAGCGCCGCGCGGGGAACCCCTCCGTACACTCGCCGCGTCCCACGTCCGGCGAGCCGCACTCGCACGCCGCATCCCGTCCCCCACGAAGTCGAGAGCCGCGTGATCGACGTCCAGCCGCCGCAGCCGGCCGACCGGCGCACCCGCGTCGTTGCGGCCTCCGTCGGCGGCGCCCTGGGGGCGATCATCCTCATCCTGGCTGTCTGGTGGGTCGGTGCGGCTGACGCTGCCTGGGACCGCATCTCCGCCGCAGAGGAGTCCGTGGCTCAGGCGCAGGACGCCCTTGACGCAGACGGCCCGAGCGCGGCCCTCCCGCCCCTCGACGTAGCCGTCGAGGCTGCCAGTGCTGCCCGCACGGCTGCGCTGGCCCCCCCGGTCGTCGTGGGCGCCCTGGCGGGTGGGCCGGATGGCTGGGGCACCGACGTGGTGCGTGCCGTCTCGGCCGCGAACGATCTCGTCACGGCCGCGAGCGGCGTCGCTCGCTCGTATGAGGAGGCGGCGGGCGGTGCCACTGGCGATTCAGGCCTCTTCGTCGATGGCCGCGTCGACCTCGATCGGCTGGACGAGACCGTCGCGAGGGTGGAGCAGGCCCGCGACCTGGCGGCCCGAGGTACCGCCACCGTGGGCCGGCTCGGCACCTGGTTCCCGGGTGTGGCGTCGGTGCAGCGGGCGAAGCGGGAAGCGCTGGACCAAGCGGAGGCCCTCGAGGGTGCGCTGGACGACGCGGTTCCGCTGCTCCAGCGACTCCCCGACGCGCTGGGTGCCGAGGGGCAGCGTCGCTACCTGGTGGCACTCCTCAACCCGGCGGAGCTCCGGGCCACCGGGGGGGCGCCGCTCACGGTCGCGGTCATCGCAGCCGACGACGGTCGGGTGTCCATTCCGATCAGCGGGACGTTCTCCGAGCTGCGCCCAGAGGACGAGTTGCACACCTGGGACCGCGTTGCACAGCAGCCGTTCGCACGACTCCCCGACAGGCCGGACAAGTTCGCGAACTCCAACAACCACCCGGACTTCCCCACATCGGCCCAGGACATGATGCGGTCGTGGGCCGCGTACGGGCTTCCACCGGTCGACGGAGTCATCGCCCTGGACATGACCGCGGTGGAGGCGATGCTGCGGGCTACCGGGCCAGTCGACTCCCCCTTCGGCCCCATCACCGCCGATAACGTCGTCCAACGGCTGCTGATCGACGCCTACGCTGATTTCGGCAACGAGGGCAGGGAGACACGTCGCGCCCTCAACCAGCAGCTCCTGGAGACGGTCCTCGACAAGCTCACGTCAGGCAAGGACTTGCTGTCAGTGACACGGCAGATCCTGACGACCGCTGAGGGGCGGCACGTGCAGGTCTACGTGGATGACCCGGCGTTGCAGGCCGCCGTCACCCGCTCGGGGTTGGATGGTGGCCTCCATCCCGAAGTGGGTCAGGACCGCATTGCGGCGTACACCACCAATACGACGGGGTCCAAGCTGGACGTGTTCCAGGCGCGGGCCATCGATCAGGTGGTGCGGTTGAAGGCTGATGGCGGCGCCGATGTTGTGCGCAATGTCATCGTTCGCAACGATGCCCCGCCCTTCGACCCTGGGTCCGCAGCTGGAACGCCGAACCCGGAGGACCTCGGGGACGGTCGCTACTACGAGGAGCGAGACGCCCGGAACCAGTTCTTCGTCTACCTGCCGGAGGCAGGCACGGTGACCGGAACCGGAGGCACTTGGCAGGTGAACCCGCGCGTGTGGGACGACGGTGTGGGCGGTCGCCTCATCCGCGCGTTCGGCACCGTCAACCAGGGGGCGGAGGCCATCGTTCGAGTCGACTACTCGCTGCCCGCGGGGACCTTCGGGTCCGGAGGTGCGATCACCTATCGGGCGCTGGTCGAGCCGCAGGCTGTCTGGCGCAATCCGGTCGTGAAGATCACCGTGGTCCCTCCACCCGGCTGGCGGATGACGACGGAGGGCTCCACGCCCGACGGCTGGACGCTGCAGCCTGACTCCTCGGCGGTCCTGGAGATTCCGCTGACCTCCCGGTTCGACGCCGCCGTCTCCGCGGTGCGGTGAGCCCGGCGCACGCCGCGCCGTAGGCTGCGGGCTCGTGGCGAACGGAGCGTCGAAGCTGGTCGGTCGGGTCCGCGGCCTCGCGGGCCGCGGGAGCGTCCCGGAGGCACCGCAGACCCCGGTCGACGTGTGGATGGCCGAGACCCGGCGCCGCACCGACTCGGTCGCCCGGACCGACCTCCTGGTCGAGCTGCCCGCGGCGCTGCCCGACCCCGACGCTGGACCGGACGGACCGGACTACTCCCGACCCGACCTGACCCTGGTGCTGCTGCTGTCGGACGGGGAGAACGCCCCGGAGACGCTGCGCGAGCTGGTCCGCGACCTCGCGGGAGAGGACGTCGAGGAGTTCATCGACGAGCTCACCGTCGACGTCGTCGCGGTGCTGCGCGGGATGACCGGGGAGAAGGCGGCCGCGGTGGCCCGGCGGTACGCCGAGAACCCGCAGGTGCGACTGGGTGCGGCCGGGCGGGACGCGAGTGACGGCGCCTGCTGGGACCTGGCCCTGGGCCTGGTGCGGGCGCCGGTCGCCGTGTTCGCCCAGGGCCTGGCGCCCACGGTCAACGGGCACTGGCTGCCCGACCTGGTGAAGCCGCTGGAGGACCCGGACGTCCGGGTCACCGAGCCCAGCATGCGGGTGGTGTCCGTACGCCGGCGCGAGGTGCCCCCGCCGCGGCCGTTCGGCATGTGCCTGGCCGCCCGGACCGAGGAGGTCCGCGGGGCGGGCGGGTTCGACCCGGAGTCGCCGCAGCCCGTCGCCGACCTGGTGGCGCGGCTGCGGGAGACGTACGGCGGGGGTCCGGCGGTCTCGAACCTCACCGTCGAGTCCCGGGCGTACGCGGTGGCCCCGGCGCCCGGGCGGCGCCCGCCCCGGCGTGACCCGGTTGTGCCGCCCAAGCCGCGCGGGCGGGGGGCCTGGGGCGGTCCGGCGCTGCCGGAGGAGATCCCCTCGCTGGCGTGGTCGATCTGGACCCCGGTCCCCTACGGGCGGCAGCGGCTGCGGTGGGGCGACTACTACTTTGCGCTGTCGTTGGCCGACGCGCTGCGGCGGCTGGGCCAGCAGGTCTCGGTCGACTTCGTGGAGTCGATGTACCGGCGCGCCAACGACGTGGCGGACGTGGTCCTGGCGCTGCGCGGGCTGCAGCGGTACGAGCTCCCGCCCGAGTCGGCGGTGTCGATGATGTGGGTGATCTCGCACCCGGAGCTGGTCGACGTCGCGCACGAGCTGGCCGGCTGGGACGCGGTTTTCGCGGCCGGGCCGTCGTGGGCCCGATCGGCGGCCCGCAAGTCCGGCCGTCCGGTGGAGACGCTGCTGCAGTGCACCGACGCGACTCGCTTCCACCCGGGTGCGGAGGCCCGCGAGCAGGACGCCGGCTCGGTGCTGTTCGTCGGCAACGCCCGGGGGGTGCGGCCCGCGGTCGCCTCGGCGCTCGAGGCCGGGCTCGGTGAGCCGGGTCCGGACGGCGCGCCGCCGGCGCTGGCGGTGTACGGCCAGGAGTGGGAGGGCCTGCTGCCCGACGGCGTACTCCGCGGTCGGCTGGTGGCCAACGAGGACCTGCCGGGTGCGTACGCGGCTGCCCGCGTGGTGCTCGCGGACCACCAGGAGGACATGCGTCGGCTGGGGTTCGTGAACAACCGGCTCTTCGATGCGGCGGCGACCGGGGCCCGCGTGGTGTGCGACGAGGTGCCGGGGGCGGCCGACGCCTTCGGCGGACTGGTGCGCCCGTACGCCTCCGACGCGGAG containing:
- a CDS encoding DUF4012 domain-containing protein, producing MIDVQPPQPADRRTRVVAASVGGALGAIILILAVWWVGAADAAWDRISAAEESVAQAQDALDADGPSAALPPLDVAVEAASAARTAALAPPVVVGALAGGPDGWGTDVVRAVSAANDLVTAASGVARSYEEAAGGATGDSGLFVDGRVDLDRLDETVARVEQARDLAARGTATVGRLGTWFPGVASVQRAKREALDQAEALEGALDDAVPLLQRLPDALGAEGQRRYLVALLNPAELRATGGAPLTVAVIAADDGRVSIPISGTFSELRPEDELHTWDRVAQQPFARLPDRPDKFANSNNHPDFPTSAQDMMRSWAAYGLPPVDGVIALDMTAVEAMLRATGPVDSPFGPITADNVVQRLLIDAYADFGNEGRETRRALNQQLLETVLDKLTSGKDLLSVTRQILTTAEGRHVQVYVDDPALQAAVTRSGLDGGLHPEVGQDRIAAYTTNTTGSKLDVFQARAIDQVVRLKADGGADVVRNVIVRNDAPPFDPGSAAGTPNPEDLGDGRYYEERDARNQFFVYLPEAGTVTGTGGTWQVNPRVWDDGVGGRLIRAFGTVNQGAEAIVRVDYSLPAGTFGSGGAITYRALVEPQAVWRNPVVKITVVPPPGWRMTTEGSTPDGWTLQPDSSAVLEIPLTSRFDAAVSAVR